A window of Apium graveolens cultivar Ventura chromosome 8, ASM990537v1, whole genome shotgun sequence contains these coding sequences:
- the LOC141677371 gene encoding MAP3K epsilon protein kinase 1-like isoform X1, with protein sequence MLGDEIGRGAHGIVYKGLNLENGEFVAIKQVSLENIKDEDLKNIMMLGDEIGRGAHGIVYKGLNLENGEFVAIKQVSLENIKDEDLKNIMQEIDLLKNLNHKNIVKYLGSSKTTSHLHIFLEYVENGSLANIIKPANFGPFPESLVAVYITQVLEGLVYLHEQGVIHRDIKGANILTTKEGLVKLADFGVATKLTDTNSNESAGTAYLMVPEVINMSGVCAASDIWSVGCTVIELLTGLPPYYDLGPWTALWQIVQDYRQRLDAKTLLSHPWIQRSRRIVHSPLRDSETSSEQALLSKRSLCSEDAETSSGDDQNSVDNLHAKKAEDSETEFLKVDTADADKDAEHNPLRCIFGDPETSSELHQVSHLTDQDKVLVNDETGSPTFSSKSIISRKVCVEESSNHAENGSSSATSKSQEYSPPKGVEYSRLISSLRPDEPVLVSACQK encoded by the exons ATGCTTGGTGATGAGATTGGAAGAGGAGCTCATGGTATAGTTTACAAAGGTTTGAATTTGGAGAATGGAGAATTTGTTGCAATCAAGCAAGTTTCTTTGGAGAATATCAAGGATGAAGATCTTAAAAATATAATG CAAGAAATTGATTTGCTCAAG AACCTTAATCACAAAAATATCGTGAAATATCTTGGATCTTCCAAGACAACGAGTCATCTCCACATATTTCTCGA GTACGTGGAAAATGGTTCTTTGGCAAACATCATTAAGCCGGCGAATTTTGGCCCATTTCCAGAATCTCTTGTTGCCGTGTACATTACTCAG GTTTTGGAGGGTCTAGTTTACCTGCATGAACAAGGCGTGATTCATCGGGATATTAAGGGTGCAAATATATTGACAACCAAAGAG GGCCTTGTGAAACTTGCAGATTTTGGTGTTGCTACAAAGTTAACTGATACAAATAGTAACGAATCTGCCGGGACAGCATATTTGATGGTCCCTGAG GTGATCAACATGTCTGGAGTTTGTGCGGCATCTGATATATGGAGTGTTGGATGCACTGTGATTGAGCTGCTCACAGGTTTACCTCCATATTATGATCTCGGGCCCTGGACAGCTCTTTGGCAGATTGTGCAG GATTACAGGCAGAGGCTGGATGCCAAGACTCTGCTTTCCCACCCTTGGATTCAAAGATCCAGGCGTATTGTACACTCTCCCCTTCGTGACAGTGAAACATCAAG TGAGCAAGCTTTACTTTCTAAAAGAAGCTTATGTTCTGAGGATGCTGAGACATCGAGTGGAGACGATCAGAACTCTGTTGACAATCTCCATGCCAAGAAAGCCGAG GACTCTGAAACAGAATTTCTTAAAGTTGATACTGCTGATGCGGACAAGGATGCTGAACATAATCCTCTTAGGTGTATATTCGGTGATCCTGAGACATCTTCAGAGCTTCACCAGGTCTCTCACTTGACCGACCAGGATAAAGTGTTGGTTAATGATGAAACTGGTTCTCCTACTTTTAGCAGCAAAAGCATCATTTCAAGAAAAGTTTGTGTAGAAGAAAGCTCTAATCATGCTGAAAACGGTTCATCTAGTGCGACATCGAAAAGCCAAGAGTATAGCCCTCCAAAG GGGGTTGAATATAGCAGATTAATTTCGTCTCTGAGGCCAGATGAACCAGTGCTTGTTTCTGCTTGCCAAAAATAA
- the LOC141677371 gene encoding MAP3K epsilon protein kinase 1-like isoform X4: protein MYLCSFHMLGDEIGRGAHGIVYKGLNLENGEFVAIKQVSLENIKDEDLKNIMQEIDLLKNLNHKNIVKYLGSSKTTSHLHIFLEYVENGSLANIIKPANFGPFPESLVAVYITQVLEGLVYLHEQGVIHRDIKGANILTTKEGLVKLADFGVATKLTDTNSNESAGTAYLMVPEVINMSGVCAASDIWSVGCTVIELLTGLPPYYDLGPWTALWQIVQDYRQRLDAKTLLSHPWIQRSRRIVHSPLRDSETSSEQALLSKRSLCSEDAETSSGDDQNSVDNLHAKKAEDSETEFLKVDTADADKDAEHNPLRCIFGDPETSSELHQVSHLTDQDKVLVNDETGSPTFSSKSIISRKVCVEESSNHAENGSSSATSKSQEYSPPKGVEYSRLISSLRPDEPVLVSACQK from the exons ATGTATTTGTGTTCATTTCAT ATGCTTGGTGATGAGATTGGAAGAGGAGCTCATGGTATAGTTTACAAAGGTTTGAATTTGGAGAATGGAGAATTTGTTGCAATCAAGCAAGTTTCTTTGGAGAATATCAAGGATGAAGATCTTAAAAATATAATG CAAGAAATTGATTTGCTCAAG AACCTTAATCACAAAAATATCGTGAAATATCTTGGATCTTCCAAGACAACGAGTCATCTCCACATATTTCTCGA GTACGTGGAAAATGGTTCTTTGGCAAACATCATTAAGCCGGCGAATTTTGGCCCATTTCCAGAATCTCTTGTTGCCGTGTACATTACTCAG GTTTTGGAGGGTCTAGTTTACCTGCATGAACAAGGCGTGATTCATCGGGATATTAAGGGTGCAAATATATTGACAACCAAAGAG GGCCTTGTGAAACTTGCAGATTTTGGTGTTGCTACAAAGTTAACTGATACAAATAGTAACGAATCTGCCGGGACAGCATATTTGATGGTCCCTGAG GTGATCAACATGTCTGGAGTTTGTGCGGCATCTGATATATGGAGTGTTGGATGCACTGTGATTGAGCTGCTCACAGGTTTACCTCCATATTATGATCTCGGGCCCTGGACAGCTCTTTGGCAGATTGTGCAG GATTACAGGCAGAGGCTGGATGCCAAGACTCTGCTTTCCCACCCTTGGATTCAAAGATCCAGGCGTATTGTACACTCTCCCCTTCGTGACAGTGAAACATCAAG TGAGCAAGCTTTACTTTCTAAAAGAAGCTTATGTTCTGAGGATGCTGAGACATCGAGTGGAGACGATCAGAACTCTGTTGACAATCTCCATGCCAAGAAAGCCGAG GACTCTGAAACAGAATTTCTTAAAGTTGATACTGCTGATGCGGACAAGGATGCTGAACATAATCCTCTTAGGTGTATATTCGGTGATCCTGAGACATCTTCAGAGCTTCACCAGGTCTCTCACTTGACCGACCAGGATAAAGTGTTGGTTAATGATGAAACTGGTTCTCCTACTTTTAGCAGCAAAAGCATCATTTCAAGAAAAGTTTGTGTAGAAGAAAGCTCTAATCATGCTGAAAACGGTTCATCTAGTGCGACATCGAAAAGCCAAGAGTATAGCCCTCCAAAG GGGGTTGAATATAGCAGATTAATTTCGTCTCTGAGGCCAGATGAACCAGTGCTTGTTTCTGCTTGCCAAAAATAA
- the LOC141677371 gene encoding MAP3K epsilon protein kinase 1-like isoform X5, whose amino-acid sequence MLGDEIGRGAHGIVYKGLNLENGEFVAIKQVSLENIKDEDLKNIMQEIDLLKNLNHKNIVKYLGSSKTTSHLHIFLEYVENGSLANIIKPANFGPFPESLVAVYITQVLEGLVYLHEQGVIHRDIKGANILTTKEGLVKLADFGVATKLTDTNSNESAGTAYLMVPEVINMSGVCAASDIWSVGCTVIELLTGLPPYYDLGPWTALWQIVQDYRQRLDAKTLLSHPWIQRSRRIVHSPLRDSETSSEQALLSKRSLCSEDAETSSGDDQNSVDNLHAKKAEDSETEFLKVDTADADKDAEHNPLRCIFGDPETSSELHQVSHLTDQDKVLVNDETGSPTFSSKSIISRKVCVEESSNHAENGSSSATSKSQEYSPPKGVEYSRLISSLRPDEPVLVSACQK is encoded by the exons ATGCTTGGTGATGAGATTGGAAGAGGAGCTCATGGTATAGTTTACAAAGGTTTGAATTTGGAGAATGGAGAATTTGTTGCAATCAAGCAAGTTTCTTTGGAGAATATCAAGGATGAAGATCTTAAAAATATAATG CAAGAAATTGATTTGCTCAAG AACCTTAATCACAAAAATATCGTGAAATATCTTGGATCTTCCAAGACAACGAGTCATCTCCACATATTTCTCGA GTACGTGGAAAATGGTTCTTTGGCAAACATCATTAAGCCGGCGAATTTTGGCCCATTTCCAGAATCTCTTGTTGCCGTGTACATTACTCAG GTTTTGGAGGGTCTAGTTTACCTGCATGAACAAGGCGTGATTCATCGGGATATTAAGGGTGCAAATATATTGACAACCAAAGAG GGCCTTGTGAAACTTGCAGATTTTGGTGTTGCTACAAAGTTAACTGATACAAATAGTAACGAATCTGCCGGGACAGCATATTTGATGGTCCCTGAG GTGATCAACATGTCTGGAGTTTGTGCGGCATCTGATATATGGAGTGTTGGATGCACTGTGATTGAGCTGCTCACAGGTTTACCTCCATATTATGATCTCGGGCCCTGGACAGCTCTTTGGCAGATTGTGCAG GATTACAGGCAGAGGCTGGATGCCAAGACTCTGCTTTCCCACCCTTGGATTCAAAGATCCAGGCGTATTGTACACTCTCCCCTTCGTGACAGTGAAACATCAAG TGAGCAAGCTTTACTTTCTAAAAGAAGCTTATGTTCTGAGGATGCTGAGACATCGAGTGGAGACGATCAGAACTCTGTTGACAATCTCCATGCCAAGAAAGCCGAG GACTCTGAAACAGAATTTCTTAAAGTTGATACTGCTGATGCGGACAAGGATGCTGAACATAATCCTCTTAGGTGTATATTCGGTGATCCTGAGACATCTTCAGAGCTTCACCAGGTCTCTCACTTGACCGACCAGGATAAAGTGTTGGTTAATGATGAAACTGGTTCTCCTACTTTTAGCAGCAAAAGCATCATTTCAAGAAAAGTTTGTGTAGAAGAAAGCTCTAATCATGCTGAAAACGGTTCATCTAGTGCGACATCGAAAAGCCAAGAGTATAGCCCTCCAAAG GGGGTTGAATATAGCAGATTAATTTCGTCTCTGAGGCCAGATGAACCAGTGCTTGTTTCTGCTTGCCAAAAATAA